In Paenibacillus sonchi, the genomic stretch TCAAAGCTCTCCCCTCATCTTTGACCGTGATGGACAAGGCACTTGATCCAACTTCAAAGATTACGTCAACCAAACCGTCTTCCTGACCGTAGGCATAGAGTACAGAATTGTTACAGGCTTCCGATACAGCTACTTTCATATCTTCAATGTCCTCATAAGTAAAACCCATCTTGGAGGCAATGCCATATAAATTCAATCTGACGATATCGACATATTCTGCGCTTGCGGGTAACTGAAGAACTACTTTTTGCACGTCATCACTCATCCTTAGTTCGATCCTTTCCTAGTGGGAATTCTCTTGGGGGCAAAAAACTTGGAGATGCCTGTCATATCAAATAATTTCTGTATTTGCGGCGGAACTTCTTCGACCGAAAACTTAACGTCCATTCCATGTCTTGCTTTTAAAATCGAGAGCAGAATCCCAATCCCTGTGCTGTCGATATATCTCAATTCCTTCAGATTAATCACAAGATCAAGCCCAGTGTCCCCTACGAGCGGTTCCATAACCAGACGAAAATCGGGAGCAACCGACAAATCGAGCTCTCCGATTAAATAAACCGTGCTTACATTGTCTTCAGTTTCAGTTCTTGTGTGGAACTTTTCGCTTTTATTTGTATTCATAGACAATCTCTCCTGATAAATGTTTTCTTTACCAATAACCCTAAAGCTGTACCCTTGAAACAAAAAGCGCGCCATTGACACACTGGTACTTATTGGATTATGCCTTAAAAAGAGTGGTATTCCGCTGTGTTGCCGGATGATCCTCACTAGTATAACGTGAAATAATCTGCTGAACACTGCTCATC encodes the following:
- a CDS encoding STAS domain-containing protein yields the protein MNTNKSEKFHTRTETEDNVSTVYLIGELDLSVAPDFRLVMEPLVGDTGLDLVINLKELRYIDSTGIGILLSILKARHGMDVKFSVEEVPPQIQKLFDMTGISKFFAPKRIPTRKGSN